The Candidatus Caldatribacterium sp. nucleotide sequence AAGGGAGCGAACTCGCCGTATCTCCTCCCGGAGTTCCTCCCCGGCCATTCCCCCAGAACCGATGATGCCAAGCCCCCCTGCCTCAGAAACTGCGGCAACGAGCGGAGCAGTCGAAACCCAAGCCATGCCTCCCTGGAGGATAGGGTACTGGATACCGAGAAGCTCCGTTACCCGCGTTCTCATTGTCTTCTCCTTTTCAGCTCTCAAGAGAGAGGTGAGACAACCGTTCCCGAATTTTCTCAAGGATTCCTTGCTCCACCAGTTCCTTTGCCCGGAGGATAGCGCTTTTAATGTCCCGGGCCTTCGATTTTCCATGGCAGATAAGGCATACCCCCTCGACACCCAAAAGGGGTGCCCCACCGTACTCGCTCCGGTCAAGCTTTTTCCACAACGCTCGTAGTTTTTCCCGAGAGGCAGAATCCTGAATTTCTCTTTCCAAAAGAAGGGCTATGAGCTCAATGAGCCCCTCTCCAAATTTCAACAGGGCATTTCCTGTGAATCCATCACAGACCACCACATCCACCGTACCATCGACGATATTCTGCCCTTCCGCATTCCCCACGAATTCAAAGTTGAGTTCTTCTCTTCGCTCTTTGAAGAGCTGGTAAGCCGCCTTAACGACTTCGTTCCCCTTGCCCTCTTCCTCGCCAATGCTCAAAAGCCCTACCCGGGGACGAGAAATACCAAGAACGATTTTGGCGTACTCCGCTCCCATGACACCGAAGTGGAAGAGGTGTTTGGGCTTACAGTCCACATTGGCTCCCACATCAAGGAGCACGCAGTACGAACGGGTGTTAGGAATGAGCGCGGTGATGGCTGGACGCTCAACTTCGGCAATGTGCTTCAGCCCAAGCCAAGCCGCTGCCATAACAGCGCCACTGTTTCCTGCAGAAACAAAAGCGTCAACCTTTTTCTGGGCAAGGAGTTGAATGCCACGACAAATACTCGAGTTGGGCTTCTTCTTCACCGCTTCGGCGGGATGCTCCTGCATCTTTATAACCTGTGGGGCATCCTCAATAGGGAAATCCCTCTCGTCCATTGCCAAATCCCTGTAGAGCGCAAGGAG carries:
- the plsX gene encoding phosphate acyltransferase PlsX, whose product is MRIAVDAWGGDFAPLEIVKGLKEAYSPEYTLVALGPREELLALYRDLAMDERDFPIEDAPQVIKMQEHPAEAVKKKPNSSICRGIQLLAQKKVDAFVSAGNSGAVMAAAWLGLKHIAEVERPAITALIPNTRSYCVLLDVGANVDCKPKHLFHFGVMGAEYAKIVLGISRPRVGLLSIGEEEGKGNEVVKAAYQLFKERREELNFEFVGNAEGQNIVDGTVDVVVCDGFTGNALLKFGEGLIELIALLLEREIQDSASREKLRALWKKLDRSEYGGAPLLGVEGVCLICHGKSKARDIKSAILRAKELVEQGILEKIRERLSHLSLES